One Streptomyces sp. P9-A2 DNA window includes the following coding sequences:
- a CDS encoding SDR family oxidoreductase, translating into MNSPQQPTPTREQVSLITGASRGIGRALALTLAARGGTVVVNYKKNADLAQKTVAEVEEVGGQGFAVQADVETTEGVTALFDEVAERCGRLDHFVSNAAASAFKNIVDLGPHHLDRSYAMNLRPFVLGAQQAVRLMDNGGRIVALSSYGSIRAYPTYAMLGGMKAAIESWVRYMAVEFAPYGINVNGVNGGLIDSDSLEFFYNVEGMPPMQGVLDRIPARRPGSVQEMADTVDFLLGEGAGYITGQTLVVDGGLSVVAPPFFADAGEALALPPRPTRDA; encoded by the coding sequence ATGAACAGCCCGCAGCAGCCGACGCCCACCCGCGAGCAGGTCTCGCTGATCACGGGGGCCTCGCGCGGCATCGGCCGTGCCCTGGCCCTCACCCTCGCCGCCCGCGGCGGCACGGTGGTCGTCAACTACAAGAAGAACGCCGACCTGGCGCAGAAAACCGTCGCCGAGGTCGAGGAGGTGGGCGGTCAGGGTTTCGCCGTCCAGGCGGACGTCGAGACCACCGAGGGCGTCACGGCCCTGTTCGACGAGGTGGCGGAGCGCTGCGGACGGCTCGACCACTTCGTCTCCAACGCCGCGGCGAGCGCGTTCAAGAACATCGTCGATCTCGGCCCGCACCACCTGGACCGCTCGTACGCGATGAACCTGCGGCCGTTCGTGCTGGGCGCGCAGCAGGCGGTCAGACTGATGGACAACGGGGGCCGCATTGTCGCGCTGTCCTCCTACGGTTCCATTCGCGCCTACCCCACCTACGCGATGCTGGGCGGCATGAAGGCCGCCATCGAGTCCTGGGTGCGGTATATGGCGGTGGAGTTCGCGCCCTACGGCATCAACGTCAACGGGGTCAACGGCGGCCTGATCGACTCCGACTCGCTGGAGTTCTTCTACAACGTCGAGGGCATGCCGCCCATGCAGGGTGTCCTCGACCGCATCCCGGCGCGCCGTCCGGGCAGCGTGCAGGAGATGGCCGACACCGTCGACTTCCTGCTCGGCGAGGGGGCCGGCTACATCACCGGGCAGACGCTCGTGGTGGACGGCGGGCTCAGTGTCGTCGCGCCGCCATTCTTCGCGGACGCCGGCGAGGCCCTGGCGCTGCCGCCCCGGCCAACGCGCGACGCCTGA
- a CDS encoding acyl-CoA dehydrogenase family protein, with protein sequence MTDEQKFHELRTQVEQWVEGPGERWAERIEETGQVPEELWAELNGLGFLRMAAPEEYGGRGLGFARWMELMEVFSRSHGSIRMIVHVVNGIWRSMDGHADDEQRRRFVIPSVTGEIKIAFTLTEPGNGTGADITTSVVRKGDTYYLSGRKHLITFGVRCDYYLLAARVEGSAGHEGTVALLVPRDAPGVTVDDTSSTMGVTGTDHASLVFDETPVPVDHRLGTEGQGLEVFLGGFLTPSRISVAMSCVGLAQRAQQLAVDYARNRVTFGKALTQRQAIQFMLAENAADIEAARQLVLHAARRFEAGADDASMQSSMAKMHAVTMLTNVTDKALQVHGGLGYWKSQKIERVYRDARAQRFEEGTNEVQKAVVFRELLQRATSWDGEGTNR encoded by the coding sequence ATGACGGACGAGCAGAAGTTCCACGAGCTGCGCACCCAGGTCGAGCAGTGGGTGGAGGGGCCCGGCGAGCGCTGGGCCGAGCGCATCGAGGAGACCGGGCAGGTGCCCGAGGAGTTGTGGGCCGAGCTGAACGGTCTGGGATTCCTGCGGATGGCGGCTCCCGAGGAGTACGGCGGCCGGGGCCTCGGCTTCGCCCGCTGGATGGAGCTGATGGAGGTCTTCTCCCGCTCGCACGGCTCCATCCGCATGATCGTGCACGTGGTCAACGGCATCTGGCGGTCGATGGACGGCCACGCCGACGACGAACAGCGCAGGCGCTTCGTGATCCCCTCGGTCACCGGTGAGATCAAGATCGCCTTCACCCTCACCGAACCGGGCAACGGCACCGGCGCGGACATCACCACGTCGGTGGTACGCAAGGGCGACACGTACTACCTCTCGGGACGCAAGCACCTGATCACCTTCGGCGTGCGCTGCGACTACTACCTGCTGGCCGCCCGGGTCGAGGGCAGCGCCGGGCACGAGGGCACGGTGGCCCTGCTGGTGCCGCGCGACGCCCCGGGCGTCACAGTCGATGACACCTCCAGCACCATGGGCGTCACGGGCACCGACCACGCTTCGCTGGTCTTCGACGAGACCCCGGTTCCGGTCGACCACCGGTTGGGGACGGAGGGCCAGGGTCTGGAGGTCTTCCTCGGCGGTTTCCTGACGCCGTCCCGGATCTCCGTGGCCATGAGCTGCGTCGGACTGGCCCAGCGCGCCCAGCAGCTGGCCGTCGACTACGCCCGCAACCGGGTGACCTTCGGCAAGGCGCTGACCCAGCGCCAGGCCATCCAGTTCATGCTCGCCGAGAACGCCGCCGACATCGAGGCCGCGCGGCAGCTGGTCCTGCACGCGGCGCGACGCTTCGAGGCGGGCGCCGACGACGCGTCCATGCAGTCGTCGATGGCGAAGATGCACGCGGTGACGATGCTGACGAACGTCACTGACAAGGCGCTCCAGGTGCACGGCGGCCTCGGCTACTGGAAGTCGCAGAAGATCGAGCGCGTGTACCGCGACGCGCGTGCCCAGCGCTTCGAGGAGGGCACCAACGAGGTGCAGAAGGCCGTCGTCTTCCGCGAGTTGCTCCAGCGCGCCACGTCCTGGGACGGAGAGGGAACGAACCGATGA
- the aroA gene encoding 3-phosphoshikimate 1-carboxyvinyltransferase, translated as MHLLVKGIQHRAGGEILVPNSKYHAHRALILASLADGVSRVRGLSDARHVEYTVRLLRDLGVRITRDGDTFVVHGLGGQYRPRRETVSAGSSGTTLYFMIGLASLSDRAVSVSGQKYFRRRPVGPLLRALEEMGVELESADDCPPVLIQGRRPTGGHVRIAGTLSQWISGLILLAPFATRHTTIEVEGELNERPYLELTVAMMRQFGLEVTVSEDWRRFDIAPGQQARTVEMTLPPDIGSAAFGIAAAALHPSDVLLRGITTLEGGPADHPEFHFLDVARSMGVPMEIDEAAGGLRIRQDAPRLTGVDVDCRDIPDMLPILSTLATFARGESVFRNIAHTRLKESDRAAAMLQLNRMGGRLELSENELRVHGVDHLRGAKLSSFNDHRILMSLAVASSRAQGQGQGQGQGQGQGQGQGQGQSTLTYPNAYRISYPQFLDDMNTLNVPMTVEDGSAETAEAPADAGAPSTEPAPATAEPVSPEVAAQVTLPQWLRRRAEERPQETAVVDVRSDRDETVTWSQLSERVDRAAALLLRLGVRPGENVAYQLPNRAEFVVLSLAALRIGAVCCPVIPFFRKRELGFVLKRSSARVLVVADRHRSRLPAEEVLDLVAEHGSGLGLEHMVVLASAGGSALLPESPAGGVTLHDWEQALATTTVDRAALDALAPTPETTAQLLFTSGTTGEPKGVTQPSRKLVRAVAMEIAHLGLHERDAIWVPSPLAHQTGFLYGMVLALVHGVPQILQSEWDAKRALQSLNDHRATFVQAATPFLSDLVKAVEESGETPRHLRIFVATGATVPRALAERAGRVLRAAVCGAFGTTETCLGALSSPDDEARQRWGSDGRALDGIMLRITDDEGRELPVGTEGNFELHSPTVFDGYLERPDLTSEAFTEDGWYRTGDLATIDAEGFLRITGRVKDVINRGGEKVPVAEIEQLLFEHPAVDDVAVVAMPDDRLGERACAFVVPAGGTELTFEEMRRHLDGHEVAKQYWPERLERIDALPRNPIGKVQKTELRSLARGLRPHDEDAG; from the coding sequence ATGCATCTTCTCGTCAAGGGAATCCAGCACCGGGCGGGCGGTGAGATTCTCGTCCCAAACTCGAAGTACCACGCGCACCGCGCGCTGATCCTCGCCTCGCTCGCCGACGGTGTCAGCCGCGTCCGGGGACTGTCCGACGCCCGGCACGTCGAGTACACCGTGCGGCTGCTGCGCGACCTGGGCGTGCGTATCACCAGGGACGGCGACACCTTCGTGGTCCACGGACTCGGCGGGCAGTACCGCCCGCGCCGGGAGACGGTCTCGGCCGGCAGCTCCGGCACCACGCTCTACTTCATGATCGGTCTCGCCTCGCTGTCGGACCGCGCCGTGTCGGTGTCCGGTCAGAAGTACTTCAGGCGGCGCCCGGTCGGTCCCCTGCTGCGGGCCCTGGAGGAGATGGGCGTCGAGCTGGAGTCGGCGGACGACTGCCCGCCCGTCCTCATCCAGGGCCGCAGGCCCACGGGCGGCCACGTCAGGATCGCGGGCACCCTGTCCCAGTGGATATCGGGTCTGATCCTGCTGGCCCCGTTCGCAACGCGGCACACCACGATCGAGGTGGAGGGCGAGCTCAACGAACGGCCCTACCTGGAACTGACCGTGGCGATGATGCGCCAGTTCGGCCTGGAGGTGACCGTCTCCGAGGACTGGCGGCGCTTCGACATCGCGCCGGGGCAGCAGGCCCGGACGGTCGAGATGACCCTGCCGCCGGACATCGGCTCGGCCGCGTTCGGCATCGCCGCCGCGGCGCTGCACCCCAGTGACGTGCTGCTGCGCGGGATCACCACGCTGGAGGGCGGCCCGGCCGACCACCCCGAGTTCCACTTCCTCGACGTCGCGCGCTCCATGGGCGTGCCGATGGAGATCGACGAGGCGGCCGGCGGCCTGCGCATCCGGCAGGACGCGCCCCGGCTCACCGGGGTCGACGTCGACTGCCGCGACATCCCCGACATGCTGCCGATCCTGTCCACCCTCGCCACCTTCGCGCGCGGCGAGTCGGTGTTCCGCAACATCGCGCACACCCGGCTCAAGGAGTCCGACCGGGCCGCAGCGATGCTCCAGCTCAACCGCATGGGCGGCCGCCTCGAACTCTCGGAGAACGAGCTGCGGGTGCACGGGGTGGACCATCTGCGGGGCGCCAAGCTGTCCTCGTTCAACGACCACCGCATCCTGATGTCGCTCGCGGTGGCCTCGTCGCGGGCGCAGGGGCAGGGGCAGGGGCAGGGGCAGGGGCAGGGGCAGGGGCAGGGGCAGGGGCAGGGGCAGTCGACGCTGACCTACCCGAATGCGTACCGCATCTCGTACCCGCAGTTCCTCGACGACATGAACACGCTCAACGTGCCCATGACGGTCGAGGACGGCTCGGCGGAGACCGCCGAGGCCCCCGCGGACGCCGGTGCCCCCTCGACGGAGCCGGCACCGGCGACGGCGGAGCCCGTCAGTCCCGAGGTCGCCGCGCAGGTCACGCTGCCGCAGTGGCTGCGCCGCCGGGCCGAGGAGCGGCCGCAGGAGACGGCCGTCGTGGACGTACGCTCCGACCGCGACGAGACGGTCACCTGGAGCCAGTTGTCCGAGCGGGTGGACCGGGCGGCGGCGCTGCTGCTGCGGCTCGGGGTCCGGCCGGGCGAGAACGTCGCGTACCAGCTCCCGAACCGCGCCGAGTTCGTGGTCCTGTCGCTGGCCGCGCTGCGCATCGGGGCCGTGTGCTGCCCGGTCATCCCCTTCTTCCGCAAGCGCGAGCTCGGCTTCGTCCTGAAGCGGTCCTCGGCACGGGTTCTGGTGGTGGCCGACCGCCACCGCTCGCGCCTGCCCGCCGAGGAGGTGCTGGACCTGGTCGCGGAGCACGGCTCCGGACTGGGCCTGGAGCACATGGTGGTCCTGGCCTCCGCCGGCGGCTCCGCCCTGCTGCCCGAGTCCCCGGCGGGTGGCGTGACGCTGCACGACTGGGAGCAGGCGCTGGCGACGACCACGGTGGACCGCGCGGCGCTCGACGCCCTCGCCCCGACGCCGGAGACGACGGCGCAGCTGCTCTTCACCTCGGGCACCACCGGTGAGCCGAAGGGCGTCACCCAGCCCTCGCGGAAGCTGGTCAGGGCCGTCGCGATGGAGATCGCGCACCTCGGACTCCACGAGCGGGACGCGATCTGGGTGCCGTCGCCCCTCGCGCACCAGACGGGCTTCCTCTACGGCATGGTGCTCGCCCTGGTGCACGGCGTGCCGCAGATCCTGCAGTCCGAGTGGGACGCCAAGCGGGCGCTGCAGTCGCTCAACGACCACCGGGCGACGTTCGTGCAGGCCGCGACGCCGTTCCTGTCCGACCTGGTGAAGGCCGTGGAGGAGAGCGGCGAGACGCCGCGGCACCTGCGGATCTTCGTGGCGACCGGGGCGACCGTGCCGCGCGCGCTGGCCGAGCGCGCGGGCCGCGTCCTGAGAGCCGCCGTCTGCGGGGCCTTCGGCACCACGGAGACCTGCCTGGGCGCGCTGTCCTCGCCCGACGACGAGGCCAGGCAGCGCTGGGGCTCGGACGGCCGCGCGCTGGACGGCATCATGCTGCGGATCACCGACGACGAGGGGCGGGAGCTGCCCGTCGGCACGGAGGGCAACTTCGAGCTGCACTCCCCCACCGTCTTCGACGGCTACCTGGAACGTCCCGATCTGACGTCCGAGGCCTTCACCGAGGACGGCTGGTACCGCACCGGCGACCTGGCGACGATCGACGCCGAGGGCTTCCTGCGGATCACCGGACGGGTCAAGGACGTGATCAACCGCGGCGGCGAGAAGGTGCCCGTCGCGGAAATCGAGCAGCTGCTGTTCGAGCACCCCGCGGTGGACGACGTCGCGGTGGTGGCCATGCCGGACGACCGGCTGGGCGAGCGGGCCTGCGCCTTCGTGGTGCCGGCGGGCGGCACGGAGCTGACCTTCGAGGAGATGCGGCGCCACCTCGACGGGCACGAGGTGGCCAAGCAGTACTGGCCGGAACGCCTGGAGCGGATCGACGCCCTGCCGCGCAATCCGATCGGCAAGGTGCAGAAGACCGAACTGCGGTCGCTGGCCCGCGGACTGCGCCCCCACGACGAGGACGCCGGCTGA
- a CDS encoding 3-deoxy-7-phosphoheptulonate synthase, producing the protein MGKAVTDMRKPALQQPEWDDPSQVRRIREVLAACPPLVRAEDVSALRTQLARVARGEALVVQAGDCAENPAECDAVHVARKTAVLDLLAATMEAATGIPVVRIGRVAGQFAKPRSRPVELVGGLKLPVYRGHMVNGPKPDAESRRHDPLRLLTSYMSASDVMEHLGWHAPAAAGRQSPDETRLWTSHEALVLDYEEPMVRETGDGRRWLGSTHLPWIGERTRQLDGAHLDLVAGIDNPVGVKVGPTTTAAEVTALCELLDPLRDPGRLILVARMGADLVADRLPALVEAVRAAGHPVIWLSDPMHGNTVTAPDGHKTRLMETMAREVRGFLRAVTEAGGTACGLHLETTPDDVLECAADLSVYEGEAMRRTSLCDPRLNAEQAVELLSAWSGTQAVPAPSGPALPAQQA; encoded by the coding sequence GTGGGAAAAGCCGTGACCGACATGCGTAAGCCGGCCCTGCAACAACCCGAGTGGGACGACCCGTCACAGGTCCGGCGCATCCGGGAGGTACTGGCCGCATGTCCGCCGCTGGTGCGGGCCGAGGACGTCAGCGCGCTGCGGACGCAGCTGGCCCGCGTGGCCCGCGGCGAGGCGCTGGTGGTGCAGGCTGGGGACTGTGCGGAGAACCCGGCGGAGTGCGACGCCGTGCACGTCGCGCGCAAGACCGCGGTGCTCGACCTGCTCGCCGCGACGATGGAGGCTGCCACCGGCATCCCCGTCGTGCGGATCGGACGCGTCGCGGGCCAATTCGCCAAGCCACGGTCCAGGCCCGTGGAGCTGGTCGGAGGCCTGAAACTGCCGGTGTACCGGGGCCACATGGTCAACGGTCCCAAGCCAGACGCGGAGAGCCGGCGGCACGACCCGCTGCGGCTGCTCACCTCGTACATGTCGGCCAGTGACGTCATGGAGCACCTCGGCTGGCACGCGCCGGCGGCCGCCGGACGCCAGTCGCCGGACGAGACCCGGTTGTGGACGAGTCACGAGGCGCTCGTCCTCGACTACGAGGAACCGATGGTCCGCGAGACGGGCGACGGACGCCGCTGGCTCGGCTCCACCCACCTGCCGTGGATCGGCGAGCGGACGCGGCAGCTGGACGGCGCGCACCTCGACCTCGTCGCCGGTATCGACAATCCGGTCGGCGTGAAGGTCGGTCCGACCACCACGGCGGCCGAGGTCACCGCCCTGTGCGAGCTGCTCGACCCGCTGCGGGACCCGGGCCGGCTCATTCTGGTCGCGCGCATGGGCGCCGATCTGGTCGCCGACCGCCTTCCCGCGCTCGTCGAGGCGGTCCGGGCGGCCGGTCACCCGGTGATCTGGCTCAGCGACCCCATGCACGGCAACACCGTCACCGCCCCGGACGGGCACAAGACCCGTCTGATGGAGACCATGGCGCGGGAGGTGCGGGGGTTCCTGCGAGCCGTGACGGAGGCGGGTGGCACGGCCTGCGGACTGCACCTGGAGACCACGCCCGACGACGTCCTGGAGTGCGCCGCCGATCTCTCCGTGTACGAGGGAGAGGCCATGCGGCGCACCAGTCTGTGCGACCCCCGGCTCAACGCGGAGCAGGCCGTCGAGCTGCTCTCCGCGTGGTCCGGCACGCAGGCGGTCCCGGCCCCGAGCGGTCCCGCACTCCCCGCGCAGCAGGCATAG
- a CDS encoding HAD-IA family hydrolase has protein sequence MDRLGTTQGHALPDRPDAPDGHGCPDGGARGTTAVVFDLDGVLVNSFAVMRQAFTTAYAEVVGDGEPPFEEYERHLGRYFPDIMEIMGLPLEMEVPFVRESYRLAHLVPVFDGVPEMLRELRAHGIGLAVATGKSGPRARSLLEQLGLLDLFTVVIGSDEVDRPKPAPDIVLKALAVLDSDPARTVMVGDAVTDLNSARGAGVTAVAALWGETDEPTLLAENPDIVLRAPAELLDACFGRACTL, from the coding sequence ATGGACCGTCTTGGCACCACCCAGGGCCACGCCCTTCCCGATCGCCCCGACGCTCCCGACGGCCACGGCTGTCCAGACGGCGGGGCGCGGGGGACGACCGCTGTCGTCTTCGATCTCGACGGGGTGCTGGTCAACAGCTTCGCCGTGATGCGGCAGGCGTTCACCACCGCGTACGCCGAGGTGGTGGGGGACGGCGAGCCCCCGTTCGAGGAGTACGAGCGGCACCTGGGCCGCTACTTCCCCGACATCATGGAGATCATGGGCCTGCCGCTGGAGATGGAGGTCCCGTTCGTCCGCGAGAGCTACCGGCTCGCGCACCTGGTGCCCGTCTTCGACGGCGTGCCGGAGATGCTGCGGGAGCTGCGCGCCCACGGCATCGGGCTCGCCGTGGCCACGGGCAAGAGCGGGCCGCGGGCCCGGTCGCTCCTCGAACAGCTCGGGCTCCTCGACCTGTTCACCGTGGTGATCGGCTCCGACGAGGTGGACCGGCCCAAGCCCGCCCCCGACATCGTCCTCAAAGCACTCGCCGTGCTCGACTCCGACCCCGCGCGGACGGTGATGGTCGGCGACGCGGTCACCGACCTGAACAGCGCGCGGGGCGCCGGCGTCACCGCCGTCGCCGCCCTGTGGGGTGAGACCGACGAGCCGACCCTCCTCGCGGAGAACCCCGACATCGTGCTGCGCGCGCCGGCCGAGCTGCTCGACGCGTGCTTCGGCCGGGCCTGCACCCTCTGA
- a CDS encoding Gfo/Idh/MocA family protein, which produces MTTHQDGWPVRTAVMGLGWAARSIWLPRLGRHPGFALTAAVDPDAASRAAVTAEFPNVPIMAAVHEVDPAQVDLAIVAVPNHLHCEIACSLLLKGIPVFLEKPVCLTSAQARQLGKAEHAGGVRLLAGSAARHRGDVRALLASAGELGTVRHVELSWVRARGVPDAGGWFTRGRLSGGGALVDLGWHLFDIAAPLLGTADFAQVTGAVSDDFIARDTARVSWRAEDGGESRRSDVIDVEDTARAFLVTDGGVSVSLHASWASHEERDVTRVRVEGTEGSATLRCTFGFSPNRLEHPELTLTADGRTRALPVPGEPIGTEYDRQLDELLTQLHGPAGPHRAVEEARRTIGAIERIYSSADAAREKAPSHRA; this is translated from the coding sequence ATGACGACGCATCAGGACGGCTGGCCGGTCCGCACCGCGGTGATGGGGCTCGGCTGGGCGGCCCGCTCCATCTGGCTGCCCCGGCTGGGCCGCCACCCCGGCTTCGCCCTGACCGCGGCGGTCGACCCCGACGCGGCCTCACGGGCGGCGGTCACCGCCGAGTTCCCCAACGTGCCGATCATGGCGGCCGTGCACGAGGTCGACCCGGCACAGGTGGACCTGGCCATCGTGGCCGTCCCCAACCACCTGCACTGCGAGATCGCCTGCAGCCTGCTCCTCAAGGGCATCCCGGTCTTCCTCGAGAAGCCGGTGTGTCTGACCTCGGCGCAGGCCCGGCAGCTGGGCAAGGCCGAACACGCGGGCGGCGTAAGGCTCCTGGCCGGCAGCGCCGCCCGCCACCGCGGCGACGTGCGGGCCCTGCTCGCGAGCGCCGGGGAACTGGGCACCGTCCGCCACGTCGAGCTGTCCTGGGTGCGGGCCCGCGGTGTCCCGGACGCAGGCGGCTGGTTCACCCGGGGCCGACTGTCCGGCGGCGGGGCCCTGGTGGACCTGGGGTGGCACCTGTTCGACATCGCCGCTCCGCTGCTGGGCACCGCGGACTTCGCGCAGGTCACTGGCGCGGTCTCGGACGACTTCATCGCGCGGGACACCGCCCGGGTCTCCTGGCGTGCCGAGGACGGCGGGGAGAGCAGGCGCTCCGACGTCATCGACGTCGAGGACACCGCCCGTGCCTTCCTCGTCACCGACGGCGGTGTCTCCGTCTCGCTGCACGCCAGTTGGGCCTCGCACGAGGAGCGCGACGTCACCCGCGTCCGGGTAGAGGGGACCGAGGGCTCCGCGACGCTGCGGTGCACGTTCGGCTTCAGCCCCAACCGCCTGGAGCACCCGGAGTTGACCCTCACCGCCGACGGGCGGACCCGTGCGCTCCCGGTGCCCGGCGAGCCCATCGGCACGGAGTACGACCGGCAGCTGGACGAGCTGCTCACCCAGCTGCACGGCCCGGCTGGCCCGCACCGGGCCGTCGAGGAGGCGCGCCGCACCATCGGCGCCATCGAACGGATCTACTCCTCGGCGGACGCCGCTCGGGAGAAGGCCCCGTCGCACCGCGCGTGA
- a CDS encoding DegT/DnrJ/EryC1/StrS family aminotransferase, with amino-acid sequence MSSGVQLGSDLPAWPQYDDAERTGLIRALEQGQWWRMSGGEVDAFEQEFAEYHGSEHALAVTNGTHALELALEVLGVGPETEVIVPAFTFISSSQAAQRLGAVVVPVDVDPETYCLDAAEAAKAVTSKTRAIMPVHMAGQFADMDALAKVSADTGVPLIQDAAHAQGATWNGKRVGELGSAAAFSFQNGKLMTAGEGGAVLFPNTDMAEHAFVRHSCGRPRGDRGYFHRTSGSNFRLNEFSAAVLRAQLARLGGQIDTREERWPVLSSLLAEIPGVVPQRMDPRTDRNPHYMAMFRVPGITEERRAQVVDTLIERGVPAFVAFRSVYRTDAFWEMGAPELSVDELARRCPQSEALTSDCIWLHHRTLLGTEEQMHEVAAVVADVLDS; translated from the coding sequence ATGAGCAGTGGTGTGCAACTCGGTTCGGACCTTCCCGCGTGGCCGCAGTACGACGACGCGGAGCGGACCGGCCTCATCCGTGCCCTGGAGCAGGGCCAGTGGTGGCGCATGAGCGGCGGCGAAGTCGACGCCTTCGAGCAGGAGTTCGCCGAGTACCACGGCAGTGAGCACGCCCTGGCCGTCACGAACGGCACGCACGCCCTCGAACTGGCCCTGGAGGTGTTGGGGGTCGGGCCGGAGACCGAGGTGATCGTGCCCGCCTTCACCTTCATCTCCTCGTCCCAGGCCGCTCAGCGCCTCGGCGCGGTCGTGGTGCCGGTGGACGTGGACCCGGAGACGTACTGCCTGGACGCGGCCGAAGCGGCGAAGGCCGTGACCTCGAAGACCCGCGCCATCATGCCCGTGCACATGGCCGGCCAGTTCGCCGACATGGACGCCCTGGCCAAGGTCTCCGCCGACACGGGCGTGCCCCTGATCCAGGACGCCGCCCACGCGCAGGGTGCCACCTGGAACGGCAAGCGGGTCGGCGAGCTGGGCTCGGCCGCCGCCTTCTCCTTCCAGAACGGCAAGCTGATGACCGCGGGCGAGGGCGGCGCGGTGCTGTTCCCGAACACGGACATGGCCGAGCACGCCTTCGTCCGGCACAGCTGCGGACGCCCCCGCGGCGACCGCGGCTACTTCCATCGCACCTCGGGCTCCAACTTCCGGCTCAACGAGTTCTCCGCCGCGGTGCTGCGCGCCCAGCTCGCGCGCCTGGGCGGGCAGATCGACACGCGCGAGGAGCGCTGGCCGGTGCTGTCCTCCCTGCTCGCGGAGATCCCCGGCGTCGTACCGCAGCGGATGGACCCGCGCACCGACCGCAACCCGCACTACATGGCGATGTTCCGGGTGCCGGGCATCACCGAGGAGCGGCGCGCGCAGGTCGTCGACACCCTCATCGAGCGGGGCGTTCCGGCGTTCGTCGCCTTCCGGTCCGTCTACCGCACGGATGCCTTCTGGGAGATGGGCGCGCCGGAGCTGTCGGTGGACGAACTGGCCCGCCGCTGCCCGCAGTCGGAGGCGCTGACCTCCGACTGCATCTGGTTGCACCACCGGACCCTGCTCGGGACCGAGGAGCAGATGCACGAGGTTGCCGCCGTCGTCGCCGACGTGCTCGACTCATGA
- a CDS encoding type II 3-dehydroquinate dehydratase, producing MSRLLLVNGPNLGILGSRQPEIYGTDTLADIEGRVAEEVADRGWKVDAFQHDGEAEMIRTIQDNYDSVGAIVNPAALMMAGWGLRDALANYPRPWIEVHLSNVWAREQFRHESVTGPLATGVIFGLGATGYRLAARALLDKVTDH from the coding sequence GTGAGCAGACTTCTCTTGGTGAACGGGCCGAATCTCGGCATACTCGGGAGTCGTCAGCCCGAGATCTACGGGACGGACACGCTCGCCGACATCGAAGGACGGGTCGCCGAAGAAGTGGCGGACCGCGGCTGGAAAGTGGACGCGTTCCAGCACGACGGCGAGGCGGAGATGATCCGCACGATCCAGGACAACTACGACTCGGTCGGCGCGATCGTCAATCCCGCCGCCCTGATGATGGCCGGCTGGGGACTGAGGGACGCGCTGGCCAACTACCCGCGCCCGTGGATCGAGGTTCACCTCTCTAACGTCTGGGCCCGCGAGCAGTTCCGCCACGAGTCGGTGACCGGCCCGCTCGCCACCGGAGTGATCTTCGGCCTGGGTGCCACGGGCTACCGGCTCGCCGCCCGCGCGCTGCTGGACAAGGTCACCGACCACTGA
- a CDS encoding GNAT family N-acetyltransferase produces the protein MPQIQTAEAVLAAHRDRLRPVDRLIPEAAALPEPGEGEEILEAEGAQGLLTHVRVDPEALEAVLGPLDRWELTPRVTGPEAMAALLTRWQDHMRSHPEAPGADSMAAVEWPSRDVAMTKVLRSFGFVPEFVMIGRIKGTAPVPETRRVQVRRATPADSEAVCELQMVETRFDAAVSGAEERATTEALLREEITTSFKRDEPLIWVAEYEGDIVGMHRGEDPSEMQQAWLATKITVTPVAHLVCQAVKEGCRGLGIGTALANQVHADLDAMGMGASVGYHAMFNPISTPFWHRHGWRPYWNRWMRTPAV, from the coding sequence ATGCCCCAGATACAGACGGCGGAAGCAGTGCTGGCCGCCCACCGCGACCGGTTGCGCCCCGTCGACCGGCTGATCCCGGAGGCCGCCGCGCTGCCGGAGCCCGGCGAGGGCGAAGAGATCCTGGAGGCCGAGGGGGCACAGGGCCTGCTGACCCACGTCCGGGTCGACCCCGAGGCGCTGGAGGCCGTGCTCGGCCCGCTGGACCGGTGGGAGCTGACCCCGCGGGTCACGGGACCCGAGGCGATGGCCGCCCTGCTGACTCGCTGGCAGGACCACATGCGCAGCCACCCGGAGGCCCCCGGCGCGGACTCGATGGCCGCCGTCGAGTGGCCCAGCCGCGACGTGGCCATGACCAAGGTGCTGCGCTCCTTCGGGTTCGTGCCCGAGTTCGTGATGATCGGCCGGATCAAGGGCACCGCCCCGGTGCCGGAGACGCGCCGGGTCCAGGTGCGCCGCGCCACCCCCGCGGACAGCGAGGCGGTCTGCGAACTCCAGATGGTGGAGACCCGGTTCGACGCCGCCGTGAGCGGCGCGGAGGAGCGGGCCACGACCGAGGCGCTGCTGCGCGAGGAGATCACCACCTCGTTCAAGCGCGACGAGCCGCTAATCTGGGTCGCCGAGTACGAGGGCGACATCGTCGGCATGCACCGCGGCGAGGACCCCTCCGAGATGCAGCAGGCCTGGCTCGCGACGAAGATCACCGTCACCCCCGTCGCACACCTGGTCTGCCAGGCCGTCAAGGAGGGCTGTCGGGGCCTGGGCATCGGCACCGCCCTCGCCAACCAGGTCCACGCCGACCTGGACGCCATGGGCATGGGCGCCTCGGTCGGCTACCACGCGATGTTCAACCCGATCTCCACTCCATTCTGGCACCGGCACGGATGGCGTCCGTACTGGAACCGCTGGATGCGCACCCCGGCCGTCTGA